TGATCTCTTCGCCAACTTCGCCTTTCTCAACTTTTCCCCAATCACCCCGGGTGTATTTGTACTCGATAGTACTATTTTCCGGTAAGTATAAGGTAATTTCCGCATTGTTTCCAGAGCGCTTCATTTCGTAATCAGGATTACCGGGGTCCCAGTTGTTAAAACTTCCCGCAATGTATACTGGTCCATCTGGAGTATTGGTCGGGAACGAGACCCTGAATGTCACGGAGACGAGATTTTCTTCCGATTCAACAGCTGGTGCTTCCAGCTTTTCTGCCGTTTTTTCAGGTATGCTATCGGCCCAGTTCTCCACTATGTCGGTCAATACAAGAAGAGATTTGACAGTTGTTTTTCTGTTGGCCACCTCTTCGCCGCCAGCTCCTTTTTCGACTTTGTCCCAGCCCCCGCGAGTATATTTGTACTCCAACTCCATGCCATTGGGCAAACTGACAACAAGGCGTGCCGTCTTTCCGGTTCTTTCCATCTTAAAATTTTCGTCTGAGGGATTCCAGTCATTGAAATTCCCGGCAATGAATATGTCATCTCCTTCCGGTGTACCTTCAGGAAGAGTGACGGCAAAAACTACCTGAACCATGTCATCTTCAATAGCGGTTTCTGCGTTTTTCGTTCCCTCTTGGGGTAACGTGGGTGTGGTTTTTTCAGCGGAACATGCAGCGAAAAGGAACAGTAAGCTAATAGAAATTAGAACGATGAGAAAACGCTTCATAACGACGCTGGCAAACCTCCATTTGAGAGTTAATTGCCAGCTCCCTCCCTTCTTTTTATTGGTTTATGATAATGATAAAATCCTGAAATACACAGTAAAACATTTTCCTCTTTTGCTATAGAGTTTCAGGGAAGGTGTTCCAATCATAATTCTACCACTTAAATCCTCGAGAAATAAAAACGGGAGCCGATGCTCCCGTATTTATGAGTGATTCCAATTACTTTGTTCTGTAGAGCCTATCGCCAGCGTCACCCAAGCCTGGAACAATGTAAGCGTGGTCGTTTAACCGTTCGTCCAGGGAAGCAGTGAATATCTTCACGTCTGGATGTTTTGAACTTATAAAAGAAATACCTTCGGGAGATGATATCAGACACATCAGGGTGATTTTCTTCCCACCTGCCCTTTTTACATAATCAATGGCTGCGGCAGAAGAAACTCCGGTGGCCAGCATCGGATCGAGAACGAAGATCTCGCTATCAGTGATCTTAGGAAGTTTCGCATAGTATTCAACGGGTTGGATGGTTTCCGGGTCTCTATATATGCCAACAAAACCAACGGATGCATTGGGCATAAGTGAAAGGACTCCTTCCATCATCCCGAGACCAGCACGAAGAATTGGAACAACGGTAACCTTCTTATCCTCAATCATCTTTCCGGTTGTTTTGCATATGGGAGTTTCGATTTCTGTATCATGCGTCTTTATATGGCGTGTTGCTTCATACGTTAACAACAGAGTGATCTCTCTTGTCAGTTCCCTGAATTCTTTGGGTCCAGTTCTAATGTCTCTTAAAATAGTAAGTTTGTGCTGTATTAGAGGATGGTTGACTATAACAAGGTTGTCCATCCTCACGCCTCCCTTCGGAACAGGTCTTTGTAAAGTGGGAAGCGAGTGGTGAGTTCATGAACTTCTCTGGAGACTCCTTCGATGACTTCTTGAGGAAGGTTTCCCTTTTCGTCTTCGATGCTATCCAGTATCCTGACTATCAAATCGGCAATGATACCCATTTCGTTTCTACCCATTCCTCTGGTGGTAACTGCGGGCGTTCCAATGCGGATACCGCTTGTTACAAATGGAGAGCGAGTTTCTTTGGGAATGGTGTTCTTGTTTACCGTTATATCTGCCCTTTCGAGTGCCTTCTCGGCAGCTTTACCTGTGACACCCTTAGGATTGAGATCGACCAAAAAGAGGTGTGTATCCGTGCCACCAGAAACGATTCTCAGCCCCCTCTCCTCAAGCTCTCGTGCAAGGGTTTTAGCATTTGATATGATGTTTTGTTGGTATTCTTTGAAATCATCCTTGAGCGCTTCGCCGAAAGCCACAGCCTTTGCCAGAATAACATGCATCAGAGGACCGCCCTGAGTTCCCGGAAATACACTCTTATCAATAGCTTTAGCGAGCTCTTCGTCATTTGTTAGGATGAGTCCGCCTCTTGGACCTCTAAGAGTCTTATGAGTCGTCGAAGTGACTATATGGGCGAAATCGACAGGATTAGGATAGAGGCCAGCCGCAACGAGTCCGGCGAAATGGGCCATATCCACTATAAGATAAGCCCCTACTTTATCAGCTATTTCCCTGAATCTTTTGAAATCTATTATTCTGGAATATGCACTCCCGCCAGCAATGATAATCCTTGGTTTGTTTTCAAGGGCAAGTTTCTCCACAACATCGTAATCGATCATTTCTGTGACAGGATCTACTCCGTAGGAGATGACGTTGAACAACTTTCCCGAAAAGTTAACCGGAGAACCGTGAGTGAGATGCCCACCATGACTCAAAGACATGCCCATAATCGTGTCCCCGGGTTTGGCTACGGCGAGGTACGCTGCCATATTTGCCTGTGATCCAGAGTGGGGCTGAACATTGGCAAACTTCGCGTCGAATAGCTTCTTAACTCTTTCACGAGCCAGATTTTCAGCGAGATCTACATGTTTACATCCCCCATAGTACCTCTTTTTCGGATATCCTTCAGCGTATTTGTTTGTCAATATGCTACCCATTGCTTCCATAACCGCCGCAGAAACAAAGTTTTCCGATGCAATGAGTTCTATACCTTCTTCTTGTCTGCTCAGTTCTTTGCTGAGAATGTCAAAAGCCTCTGGATCGTTTTTCATAAGCTTTTCCCACATTTCATTTCCCTCCTGCTCGTTTTATTGCAATAGTGGTAGAAATAGCTTCAACAGGTATGACCCTTGACACCTTGCCAAATCCCTGCCAGTTAATTTTACAATCTGTGACCAAGATCTCCCAAGAAGCATCAGAGTCGAGGAGCACCTTCTGAGGTTTTTTTGATGCATTGTGTGCAACAAAGATTTCCTTTTCTTCATCATGCAGGATAAACGCGATGACGGCAGATGACCTGGTTGGAAGAAACTTGAGTTTCTTTCTTATTTCTTCACTGCTTTTCAGTCTGAATAACCTTTCCTTTTTTCGGAGTTCAATCAATCCTCTAATGTAATTGTAGAAATCCGTATAGATGTATTTCTGGTTATAGTTGATCTCATTGATGAGAGTACCGCTTTTGTAACTGTTCTCTTCGAGAAGCTTCGTGCGTAACATCTCGGAGCCAGCGTGCAAAAACGGAATGCCCTGAGATGTCAAAACGATTGCAAGGGCTAGTGCAGCCATCTTTGCCTTGTTTTCAAATTTTTCGTCAGGGCAGCTTTTGTGGAACTTGTCAATGAGGGTTAGGTTATCATGAGCTGAGACGTAATTTACCACTTCAGAGGGTTCACTGGCAAAACCGGAAAGCTCTTCGGAGAATTCTATCTCTGCGACAATACCTTTCATTACCTCTGTCCTTTTGGTAAATTCGCCACTCACAAAACCCCTGGTTCCATCGTCAGGATATCCTTTTAATGCGTTCCTGATCTCATCATTGAAAACGGCTATACCCGTCCCTTTC
This genomic interval from Kosmotoga pacifica contains the following:
- the upp gene encoding uracil phosphoribosyltransferase — protein: MDNLVIVNHPLIQHKLTILRDIRTGPKEFRELTREITLLLTYEATRHIKTHDTEIETPICKTTGKMIEDKKVTVVPILRAGLGMMEGVLSLMPNASVGFVGIYRDPETIQPVEYYAKLPKITDSEIFVLDPMLATGVSSAAAIDYVKRAGGKKITLMCLISSPEGISFISSKHPDVKIFTASLDERLNDHAYIVPGLGDAGDRLYRTK
- the glyA gene encoding serine hydroxymethyltransferase, producing MWEKLMKNDPEAFDILSKELSRQEEGIELIASENFVSAAVMEAMGSILTNKYAEGYPKKRYYGGCKHVDLAENLARERVKKLFDAKFANVQPHSGSQANMAAYLAVAKPGDTIMGMSLSHGGHLTHGSPVNFSGKLFNVISYGVDPVTEMIDYDVVEKLALENKPRIIIAGGSAYSRIIDFKRFREIADKVGAYLIVDMAHFAGLVAAGLYPNPVDFAHIVTSTTHKTLRGPRGGLILTNDEELAKAIDKSVFPGTQGGPLMHVILAKAVAFGEALKDDFKEYQQNIISNAKTLARELEERGLRIVSGGTDTHLFLVDLNPKGVTGKAAEKALERADITVNKNTIPKETRSPFVTSGIRIGTPAVTTRGMGRNEMGIIADLIVRILDSIEDEKGNLPQEVIEGVSREVHELTTRFPLYKDLFRREA